The DNA region CCATGGATTCATCCTACACAGTTGACACGGCTATGTATGCATCAAAGGTAAATTCTACACTCAGAATTCATTTCAAAAGTCTTGACCACAATGCTTTGAGTGCAAAGAGTATGGTCATATTGCATCACATTGCAAGAAGagaaatatatgtatttattgcAAGAAGCCTGGCCATATAATTTTGGATTGCAATCGATCCCCAAACACGCTCCAAACCAAGGACAAAGTTTATCAAGCAGCCGAAGCTTATATGAGTCGAGCAGTGATCACACCACCATCTGCCTTGGGTCCAAGGGCACTTCAAAAGATGATACAAGATTCAGTTGCTACTGCTCTCCCAATGGCTATTATCAATGCTCTCACTGTTGCCTATCCTGGTAAGAAATTAAATAAGAATTAAAAAGTTTGGCATATAGATTCAGCTGCTTCTAACCATATGGCAGGAGATATCCATAATCTAAACTCTTTATCAACTCTATCAGAAAATCATCTTGTTGTCACAGCCAATGGTGATACATTACCTGCCTCCGACATTAAAAATGCATCTTGCTTCACTAATGTACTTTATGTCCCTAAACTTACTACTAATCTTATTTCGGTTGGACAATTGGTGGAACAAAATTGTCTTGTTCTTTTCTCACGTTTTGGTTGTGTTGGTCAGAATCTGGAGACAGGGAAGGTGATTGCTAAGGGTCATAAAGTTGGGAGACTCTTCCAGTTGTACATGTCAACACCTCACCATGCATATTTTTTGTCTGCCTCTAAAGAGGACATCACCAACTCAAATAAATTGTGTTACTTGTGGCATCATCGTCCTGGGCATCCACATGCTCAAAAGCTTTCCTATATGTTACAACATTGTCTTCATTTGAATAAGAAATCATGGGCTTTGTCATCAAAATTACCTTGTGAAAATTGTGCTAAGTCTAAAAGTCATCAACTGCCTTTTCCTTGTAGTACTACTTCATACAATTCTACTTTGATTTGGTTCACAGTGGTGTATGGGGTCTTGCACCTATTTCATCTAGATTGGGGTATCgatattttattttgttcattgaCCTCGTCTCACGATATACTTGGGTGTTCTTTTTTAGAAACAAAAGTGACGTTCCTAAACTCATAAAACAATTTGTCACCTATGTCGAGAATCAGTTTAACAAGTGAATAAAAAAAATTCGATCTGACTCGGGTGGGGAATACATGAAATCTGAACTCATAGATTTTTCAAAGATAGAGGCATTATTTTGCAGCACTCTTGTCCATACACAACTGAGCAAAATGGGATTGTAGAAAGAAAAAATAGGCATGTTCTGAAAACCACATTAGCTCTTCTCGATACATCAAATGTTCCTAAAATATTTTGGGTTGAAGCCATTCAAActtctatttttttaataaacAGACACACTAACACCATCAACAAAGATGATAGTGCATATTCCATTCTTTTTGGTAAACTCCCTGATTATTCCCATCTAAACGTTTTTGGTTGTGTGTGTTTTGTCCATTTACCTAGACATGAACGTCATAAATTATTTGTCAAAGCCGTGAGGTGTGTTTTTCTAGGTTATAATGATGTTCAAAAGGGCCATATTTGTTATGATTCTTCTAGATGATAGTTAAAGGTATCTAGACATGTGATTTTCGTTGAGCATATGTTTGCTTACCCTACAACCTCATCAACAACATCTGATTCTCTCTCCTTTTTGTACAAGTTTGAGAATCAACACGTACAAAGTCACACAGCTCCCAACGAGGACCCTACTGGCATTACTGATGATCCTGTTCAATCTGATACATTCAAAACGGATGATTCAGGTAATAGTACTTCTTCACCGGGTTTGTCCCATACCTTTTTCACTCACTCATCTGACAACAATACTGATTCTAATGGCGAACATGTATCAAATGAGCAAATAAATCCTCCAATTGCTACTTCCTGTCACTCTGAACGTAAAGCATCTGCCCCGGATCGATATGgataccagtgttttaaaaggcgttttcgagGCGAGCCCTGGGGCGGGGCGTATCAAAAATGCCCCTGGGCTatgggtcggggcgaaagtctccaaaggcgtacgcccagcaattcggggcgtacgcTCGGGCGTTTGGGGCaagttttttttgttggggcgtgttGGAGCGTAAGCCCaaaaaacttcttcaaactaaaacgaaatttgttaaataagtccttaatataatgcccaaattctcaaaagtcaacatgtaattactcaaatgttttaaaaaggaactgaaacattaaatttaaaagtcaagaccctTTTTTATTgttagaatgcctaatatatattcttttccaattatttatcttatcttctactatctcaaaaaagtttCGAGCAGTCACTTGTATTTGCAAGTAgcatataatagattgttctaattaagttttttgtgggggtggagcatatatatatatatatatagtccgaCTATATTCAGATTCGCGCCGCGTAAGACCCCATTTGGGGAGAAGCGGTCCCTACTAAAAAAATTTCCATACCCAGagctcgaacccgagacctctgaTTAAGGGAGGAGCAGCCCCTCAGTTGCACCACATTATGAGTAGGAAAAAAAATAAGATGATTTAAGTTAAGCTGGCAATGTGCTTATTCAAAAAAGTAACAACGTCACTGAATCCCAATATCCCGTAAcccaaacccaaaatatcaaactcagataattttttcaaatttaaCCAAAGAAACTACGCATTTCTTTATCCAGCTTTGAATTTATATTTATTACCTTGTAAATGTGATTCTACTTGATCATTGTGATTTTTATGATTAGTGCTATAAATTACTCCTTCCATCTGAAAAAGATTGTTTTACTTTTCTTATTTATCCGTCCCGAAAAGATTAACACATTCTATATTTAGAATAAACTTTATGAGatgatgatttacagtcacataaATATCTAAAACTTGTTTTGGACTACATATTTCAAAATTTGGTTTTGGAAGCTGTCAGAACtttaacgagatgatctataaccacacaaatatctttggctcTTTTTAGACCCCAAGATTAAAAAcaattctttatttcttaaactccgtaacgagtcaaactacatcatataaaatgggacggagggagtccTTTGATTTATTGGACCTCACCACCAGTTGTCTCTTTATCTGGGTTTATAGTAAATTACTTCTTCGGGTATATGTGGATTTCGGACGCTTTTTTTGAGTATCTTCTTGAAGGAATATTTATCAGATAACTGAATCCTTTGGATGGTTTTACGTTTAttataaattatatatatttcATAAGTGTTAATCTTTGATAGCGTCGAGGCTGTAAGGACCGAGATATTTTATATCAAATGATCCATGTCGAACAAGCCAAAGGTTTGCACGTACAGATCAACAGGGAATCTCCTTCTGTTATGTATAAGTGACCGGTCATCCAACTCTTCTCTATTCCTTCACTACTCTGCAgtttatttctattttctttttcgtTTTCCAGTTAAAATGACGGTTAGATCAAGCTCATCATGTTGTTCTCCATTTTCCAGATGTATCCGGGTGAGACAAAGTTGATGCGAGCTTCACGAAATAGAGTCAACCCAAGTCTGAGTGGAGGAAAGGGATTGCAGCAGCTTGGCCATGGCCAGATTACAGAAGACCAATTGCTATGTAATGTGTTCAGGTTTTGTATAAGCAAGAGAATAATTGCCCTTAATATACGAGGAGGTGGCGGAATATCGTGCAAGTGTCTTAACATAAAATTCACTTTGAGATGGGAAGCACTTCATTTAAAATCTGTTTCATTCTTGGGTCAATAGGCAAAAGAGCAGTTGATAGAGGTGTGTCCATATTGACAATATATTGATTTTTGTACACAATTCTTTGCACCTTGCAAAATCTCTCTGGGAGTATACGGTTATTTGTGCCTTCTAAGTTACATTCTACTACCTAAACATAGTATTATGTAATATTTCATTCTCGCAGTCACCTATTGGAAGAGCGATGGCAACTTCACAAGGCCGAATTGCTTGGAATGAATATTGTATATATGTTGTCCAATTGTCATTGCTAATCacatgttaaaaatatttactgcAAATTATATTCACTTAAAGCAAGCAAAAGTTCAAGTTCGTAACAACCATCTAGTAACAACTAGATGGTTTCATTATACTACCAACACAACTAAAAACACCACTTGATAACTAAACATACACTAGAATTAGAAAGGTTAATAATAATAAGAACGGGGAAGTTAGGCTATTGCCAGGAAACTCTTCATATAAGGCGTGCACGTATATAACGACATTTTTTGTCGCGGCATTTCAATTTTCTTCACAGTTCTATgatataaatgataaagaaataACCCTCCATCAGCCCGCAAGTGAAGCAAAAGTTCACCTTCTTGGATGTTCAAAAGTTTTATCAGACTAGAGCTGTCGCCAATACGCGATTGCATTTCCATGAAACACAAACAAAAAGGGAAAAATATCTTATCAAAGAGATTAACCTTGTACCTTTTGATCCACGCCCTCGTCTCATAGTCCTCCAAGATCCATATATCCACAGCATACTCGGGGACAAGCAAGTTACAGAAAGACAAACAATCATCCTTCACCAAAAGAGTCATAGTTCGATGCACTTGCTTTGACTTGCACACACAACTTCCAGGATGAGGCATAGCAGAGAGTTCTTCTTTATCCATTCTGAAAACCATTATTCCATTTTCACAAGGAGGAATATTTTTCCTTTCTAAATCGTGGTGCATAATCCAATGCAATGCTCCATTAACTACTGCCGGATTGTCACCGGATGACAAAAAGTTGAAAGAGGAGGACGAACGGATTTTCCTCCTCGTCTGCGTCTTGAAagtatatataaaatattgacaagAAGTGCCTCGTACTTGCGCGTAAAGAATTCTGAATTGTCTTGTGTATGGACAAAAGTACAGAGCGCATAAGTAGCCGGGGTAGAGTGTATGTTGTACAGTTACTTCCTCTTGTGTTATTGGGTTGAAAACATAATAAGTTGACTTCCACCTTAAGTCACCAAACAGAAGAACTCCTTGACAAGAGTATAGAAGAATAAGGTGATGTGCGTGGGGATTATTAATCATAAGCTCAGGCCTAAGATGAAATTTCTCGAAGACGGCCTTCTTCTGCTTCCTCTTGCTTTCACCAAAAACATAAAGATCCTGTCCGTGCTTGGCAAAATGATCCTGTATGAGAAGCATGGGTCTACTAGCTCTACAGAGATCATCATGTAAGGTGGTAAAATAGTCCTGTGATGAGACCAAAGCTCTCCAATGCCTACAAACCCATCGACATCTAAGAAAAGAATGTGGGGGAAGCCTACTCAGAATATCGATGATGAGACAATCGGGCAAACATTCAAAAGTTTCACCATCATCAACTCTACATATTGTATGAAGTAGTGAACCCAACAGTTCTGTAGTCCATGTGAAGCATTCAAGTGCCATGACCTATAATATAAAGCAGAAAATAAGATAAACAACGGTTGTTTGGTATGACAACAAAATATGTACTGATTCAGAGACGGATCCAGGATTTAGATTATGTGGGTTCAATCTTAAGAATTTTACAAAGAATTGAACCCCCACTTAATAAGCTAGATCCGCCCCTGTACTGATTGATCAAAAGAAAGATTAACCTTTATACTGAGATCCTCCAAAATTTTGAGAGAGGGATATAATAATGAAAAAAGAAGCTTAAATCATAAAATATGGACCACGGTCGCACCCAAGGGTGCAACCTAGACACCTAGTAATCAATGAAGTGGGCGGAAAACATGAGGGTTCAGGTAGTCAGGATCAAATATTAATCCCAGTAGATAGGTGATTTCTCCTCATTTACATAAGCTTTGGTGAACAGAGTTGTCCGATATATGTGCTGGTGAGAGAATACGTATCCGGTGAAATAGTCAGGTGCGCAAACTGGCCCGGGCACCATGGTTATCAAGAAAAAAGATATGGATCATAATTAAAACTTTTAATTTTTGAGACTAGTAGAAGTTGATACTTGTTTGATCACCTGAAGGGGCAAATTAACATTTACGCTAAGCAAAATACGCACATGTACATAACGAGGACTCAAGTTTAAATTCCATTTGAGGAGGGGAGGTAGagattcaaaaaataaaaaataaaaagtaaacaAACGGAAAAGTCAAAGAAGTTCAACATCTAATATATACGGATAAAAAAAATTTAATCTTATATAAGCTATGTAATTTTCCGGTGAAGAGATTTCTGACGGACCTCCTTCCATCCCCTAAGCCCGCCCCTAGTGGGAGGTATCACGTACCCGACACCATTGAtataaaacaaataaatacataaaaagtaTGATCAAGTATTGGGTAAATTAAAGGAACTTACAGCTTGTTGAAGGAAATTGCAGAGAGGAAAATTGAGGAACTTCTGGATGAGTTATTTCACCTCTGATCTCAAAGGAGTATTCAATTATGCTTGGATTAGAAATTGATTTTGCTGATGTTTCGGTTTATATACACTTTAAATAGATATCCTTTTCCAATTGAAAATAAGAAAAACCCCAAAAAAACGACATACTTTTGAGTTCGTTTAGTTTGGTTTTCAATTTTACAACACCAAAAATATTTTGTTCGGTTAGCtatttaagaaaaaaatgaaattgttataaatattattcaattatggatgtctatctttaggagaaactttagggtttgtgactttgACACCAAGTTAATTTTatcctataaatagagatgttctcTTCATTGTTTAACAcccctaacaagagaaataaagataTGTCCTCTCTTCTCCCTTTCTCTACAAATATTCGtgttctaattttattattttgtaacacgttatcagcacgaggcTCTAGCCATCATCTCGAAAGTAGGTGATAGTCTTCCTAATTTTTATCTCGCATATGATTCACCCGGTATGTTTTTGATCTTTACTACTTCACCGTGTTAAGTTTACATGTTATGATTTTATCTGGCAGTCTCAaaattcctttgtttatacggACACTATATGATGATAACAATTAATCGGTTAACCTGCTAAATTTACTGTTTTCTTAAGTTTTCAGTGAGTGATTAATTAAACTTATGCTATAATATGCCAAACTTTTATAGTGCAATAAATTTGGTATGCTTCTTGTCAGACTAATATAGAATGGCGTTAAATATGTGATTAATGTTTCATAGATGTTCACTCCAACTATTTATTTATAGACTAGTGAAGCTAAGATCTACGTTATTAATAGTTTCATCTACAAaatgcttttcttcgtttttgatCAATCAAGTATGGTAATAGGTACTACCACATGTATGTAGATTGAATGTACTTCCTTTGATTTTACTCATTTATTTAAAATCATGGTCTATCTAACGTGAAAACAAGGATGACAATTATGTGATCCATATATTTATCACTGTGTGGATACTTAGAATATATTGCTCAATGCCTATATTCTCAATGCCTTAATACCCTTAGTGATCAACAATGAACCCGCGGCTTTGGTTAATTAAAATTTCTGTCTAATATTTTATACTTAGTTGGTATAATAAAGATTAAGGATCTGTTATCGTCTCTAAGAGATTAACGAAGGAAACTGCTGGTACTTAGAAGCACTGAAACTCTGGtagagttcacaacaaatatataaCCATCAGAAGTGAGAATATTTTTATGACCTTATTGTGATTATAAAGGAAGATATGTTAGAAATATATTCTCTATATTTATGCCTCGATCTGCAGTATTCTTCTCTTAGTGGAGGAAAACAATTCAAGTGTGATGTAATTAAGGTATGTTTACCGTTTTTCATGAGATCCGGTTTTAGTAAACTTTGACAAACAATTGTGGTGTCTATCTCAGGTAAAGTGATTTGAGCCTTTGCTCATTATTGTTGgtgtaatatattttttttattcacTTCTAAGGTTACATGCTATGTTTATATATTAGTATGTCATGGTTAAGTTGATACGTTTCTTAGAGTGACCACCAGAAGTGGCAAGTCTAAAGTATCAATAAATTTATCTATATTCATGATCACCAGAAGTGATGATTTATACATAGGCCTATATATCGTGGTTTATATTGGAAATATGTTAGAGAAAAATCTCTACATTATATGCATACCTCGATTTGCTCCCGAAGTAGCAATATTTTAAAAAGGTTCTAAGCGACCATAATTTTTCATGGTAAGACACGTTCATATGATTATGTTCTATtcttgaagaatgagaacttttgataaataTTACAAATACAGATCCAATCCCTGAAGTGATCAATGTGATGATATTTAGTAAAGAATATAAATACATACCTGTGTTTTTGTTGTGAAAATACCACGTCTCACCTCCAGAAGAGATATagtaattgagaagaaatattctaaTACTCTatactttactcccgaagtagtaaacacTGAAacttactcctgaagtagtaaactCAGACAtctgctcccgaagtagcaaactcagaaatctgctcccgaagtagcaaaTTTTGAACTCTACTATTGTTTATCTCATGACACCAATAGCGTTTAATTAAAATTCTTTTATGATACCAGCAGTATCTAAAATATATTTGATAGAACAAAATCAACTAAGGGCACCAGAAGAGCTGACTATTTATCTAGAAGATTATGACATCAATAGTGTCCAAACAATATTTGATTATGGAGAATAAATTAAATACTCCTGAAGAGCTTGTATACCATTACGTTATTCGTTCGAGATTGTATTATATGAAGTTGTTATGATCGAAATAAGAGTTGTAATAAATTCGAAGTTTACTAAAATTGTAATAcaatataagcatgatgaaatcacatgtcacGGTAACCAGAAGTTTATCGATCCGAAAAAgaattcatgtcatagtaaatcagaagtttactaaaacaaatagcacatggcgtggtaaacctgaagtttactagtataGATAATTTTATCAGATGGCATGAGCAATTTGTTCATCCtgattcaaatatgatgtgcagattgagtattcatattgaagaactagaagattcttcaagaatttatttttgttgcttgttctcatgataagttgattatattGGCAAATGTTGGGATTGAATTTCCCAAGTtctgaaaaaatataaaaggtaaatatgggcccgttcacctgttatgtgatgtcttaaatagatgcatcgatTGACGGTCACATGTGTGTTTATTGTCAACCCGCAGTTTGACATATGCGGagttacttgctcaaaataattgagttgagagcacaattttcagattatgtaatcaagataattcatcttgtTAATGTTGGTTGACATATGCAGagttacttgctcaaaataattaagttgagagcacaattttaagattatgtaatcaagataattcatcttgttaatgctggtttatatcaaAGCTGGTTTGACGTTGAATGCCTCTGataaatagctaaaccattgcttatcagaacaaagcttcatgtgcaggtctgagatatgatatattgtatacaacatcacttgtatgcttcaaaccaataaattatgataaattcccCCCTCACAATTGGTTTAGGGTTAGGAACCAGATATTTCCATCTAACAGtttttatgtgtggtatatgattaattaatctaccatgatgcacaaagatggattcccccaaagaagatgggatatatgttagtttttctaacataagggggagagaataagcaactaatgaatatgttatgaattatcattagtatgatcctcattcaaaagataattcaactcaaatgctagaagcatttgctgacccaaaattaatttctaatttcagctgcaaaatgctcctattaaattcacgtccctgaaggacagagtctacagcaTGCATGAAGCATGGTAGACTAATCGGTTCCAAACGCAATAATCCTTAAAAAgggagaggagcaaatgatcaaaatggtcataataaggaggcaatgtgctcttgaagagcatacaacataacacttcatgaaacctcatgcGAGGTTTAGGAACCTaaaataatgaaagtgatgagatctcaataagttatgtcacattgcgaaccgatacaaatgatatatcgtcgacgatatctttggtacaatatagcgcaatattgtaaaagattgtgaggatctaaattctacgtctattaaagcatgctaacttagaaattattatcaagtaaaatgacgcatcttggtaagcgtaaagcttattggacctgctgtccagacaccagaagatgtcacatcatttaaatagaaatagatgttgtcacagcctatatgaattacttgacaaaattatatgaaaattcctgaagaattttaaatggctgaagcatatacatattttagaaatttgttcataattcttataCGAATTAAGTTAAGCAAGGTGAACACGATTTTATCACCTTaataaatatttactgactaagggaacaaatgactctatttatccttacgtctttgtgaaaatcaaaatttgtcatattgttggtgcaagttgattacttgagaattattgaaactcttgaagagttttcaaaagaaatagattatctgctgaaagaagttgaaatgagaaacttgcagaatttttgggtcctgaagtgccatatctttatgcaattgatgcatttatatattttgctatgactatgaGGGATTATAGTCATACGATGTTGTTCTACATGACAATCAAATTATATAAAGATAACAtctgtttataaagcaagtcaggaatgcacTTGGATGATTTCAATAATATTATATACCAATGCAACTCTATCCAAAGACTGAAGATGCAGCAGTATACATAGCCCAACTAAAGAGAGGATTCATAAAAGCACAAGGTATGTTTCatcaaagttgttcttcacacactaGCTCCAGAAAAATGGTGATACCAACATGCAAGAGATTTGTTCGAGCAATAATATGACcgatttattcaccaagtctctaGCAACTGCAACgttcgagaagatggtgcacaagattgagatgtgaagattcaagtttttggattgaagttct from Lycium barbarum isolate Lr01 chromosome 10, ASM1917538v2, whole genome shotgun sequence includes:
- the LOC132614229 gene encoding F-box protein At3g07870-like isoform X2; translated protein: MALECFTWTTELLGSLLHTICRVDDGETFECLPDCLIIDILSRLPPHSFLRCRWVCRHWRALVSSQDYFTTLHDDLCRASRPMLLIQDHFAKHGQDLYVFGESKRKQKKAVFEKFHLRPELMINNPHAHHLILLYSCQGVLLFGDLRWKSTYYVFNPITQEEVTVQHTLYPGYLCALYFCPYTRQFRILYAQVRGTSCQYFIYTFKTQTRRKIRSSSSFNFLSSGDNPAVVNGALHWIMHHDLERKNIPPCENGIMVFRMDKEELSAMPHPGSCVCKSKQVHRTMTLLVKDDCLSFCNLLVPEYAVDIWILEDYETRAWIKRIGNSESIDNSHWESSSN
- the LOC132614229 gene encoding F-box protein At3g07870-like isoform X1, which translates into the protein MALECFTWTTELLGSLLHTICRVDDGETFECLPDCLIIDILSRLPPHSFLRCRWVCRHWRALVSSQDYFTTLHDDLCRASRPMLLIQDHFAKHGQDLYVFGESKRKQKKAVFEKFHLRPELMINNPHAHHLILLYSCQGVLLFGDLRWKSTYYVFNPITQEEVTVQHTLYPGYLCALYFCPYTRQFRILYAQVRGTSCQYFIYTFKTQTRRKIRSSSSFNFLSSGDNPAVVNGALHWIMHHDLERKNIPPCENGIMVFRMDKEELSAMPHPGSCVCKSKQVHRTMTLLVKDDCLSFCNLLVPEYAVDIWILEDYETRAWIKRYKVNLFDKIFFPFCLCFMEMQSRIGDSSSLIKLLNIQEGELLLHLRADGGLFLYHLYHRTVKKIEMPRQKMSLYTCTPYMKSFLAIA